In the Sarcophilus harrisii chromosome 1, mSarHar1.11, whole genome shotgun sequence genome, one interval contains:
- the C1H18orf25 gene encoding uncharacterized protein C18orf25 homolog isoform X2 — translation MKMEEAVGKVEELSESTVPPKTSEKQETVQTEDGPIELESHSQKDGVSDSAVLSSMPCLLMELRRDSSESQLASTESDKPTTGRVYESDSSNHCMLSPSSSGHLADSDTLSSAEENEPSQTEATVEGDPSGVSGSAVGRKSRRSRSESETSTMAAKKNRQSSDKQNGRVAKVKGHRSQKHKERIRLLRQKRELAARKKYNLLQDSSTSDSDLTCDSSTSSSDDDEEVSGSSKTVTAEIPAGFSRAGGSGGATREIPGLLDRGTVWDRNCIGNVLEEAMNCFAEMQRQTEEKFRMWIEKLTRLDTEEESKQQLEPREPKMQLVGQRIPPTTQSGASVQIPESHVLPQQPFSSYVSCQNIDTTLEFPTTFNNNFPTNFSENGNIAEHDLNQSQT, via the exons ATGAAGATGGAGGAGGCTGTGGGAAAAGTTGAAGAACTTAGTGAGTCTACTGTCCCACCAAAAACGTCTGAAAAACAAGAAACAGTCCAGACAGAAGATGGACCTATAGAACTAGAGTCTCATTCTCAGAAAGATGGTGTGAGTGATTCTGCAGTTCTTTCATCAATGCCTTGCTTGCTGATGGAATTAAGACGGGACTCCTCAGAGTCTCAACTGGCATCTACAGAAAGCGATAAACCAACAACTGGTCGAGTTTATGAGAGTGACTCTTCTAATCATTGCATGCTTTCACCTTCTTCCAGTGGACATCTAGCAGATTCAGATACATTGTCTTCTGCAGAAGAGAACGAGCCCTCCCAGACAGAAGCTACTGTAGAAGGAGATCCTTCTGGTGTGTCTGGATCAGCTGTTGGTCGCAAGTCTAGACGGTCCCGATCTGAAAGTGAAACATCAACAATGGCTGCCAAGAAAAACAGGCAGTCCAGTGATAAGCAAAATGGCCGAGTTGCCAAGGTTAAAGGTCACCGGAGCCAAAAGCACAAAGAAAGAATCCGGCTACTGAGGCAGAAGCGGGAGCTTGCAGCTCGCAAGAAGTATAACCTGCTGCAGGACAGCAGTACCAGTGATAGTGACCTGACCTGTGACTCAAGCACGAGTTCGTCAGATGATGACGAAGAAGTTTCAGGGAGCAGCAAGACAGTCACTGCAGAGATACCAG CTGGCTTCAGTCGTGCTGGGGGATCTGGAGGAGCGACCAGGGAAATTCCAGGATTGCTTGACAGGGGCACCGTGTGGGATAGGAACTGCATAGGCAATGTCCTGGAAGAGGCCATGAACTGCTTTGCCGAGATgcagaggcagacagaggagAAATTTCGCATGTGGATAGAAAAGCTAACTCGCCTGGACACTGAGGAAGAAAGCAAGCAGCAACTGGAACCCAGGGAACCTAAAATGCAACTAGTTGGCCAAAGAATTCCCCCTACCACTCAATCAGGTGCATCTGTACAGATCCCTGAGAGCCACGTTCTTCCACAGCAGCCCTTCAGTTCTTATGTGAGCTGTCAAAATATTGATACTACATTAGAATTTCCAACAACTTTTAATAACAATTTTCCAACTAACTTTtcagaaaatggaaatattgCAGAGCATGATTTGAATCAGTCACAAACTTAA